In one window of Fictibacillus phosphorivorans DNA:
- a CDS encoding DegV family protein, whose protein sequence is MARIAWITDSTSCITQEEAKELGIHIIPVSIIMEDKIYKDGVDITPDEFYTKLEGVSELPKTSQPTVGEFSDFYEVLKHSYDCGIAIHVSEKFSGTINGSRLGADMADFPVHIVDSKITSESMKQLLLKGKKLEEEGLEAEEIAAMLRETADHVKGYVCIGSLDQLRKGGRLSGASFLVGNLLQIKPILTFDDGSLVPFEKIRTLKKAESRVLALFEEAAQNKGAYGVSVVYSGSPEKAEDWLHSLKEKYPHISFNLGQLSPAIGVHVGAGTLGILWFEE, encoded by the coding sequence ATGGCACGAATTGCATGGATTACAGATAGTACAAGCTGCATCACACAGGAAGAAGCGAAGGAATTAGGCATTCATATCATTCCTGTTTCTATCATAATGGAAGATAAAATCTATAAAGACGGTGTAGATATTACGCCGGATGAATTTTATACAAAACTTGAAGGTGTGTCTGAACTGCCCAAAACGAGCCAACCAACAGTGGGGGAGTTCTCAGACTTTTATGAAGTTCTTAAGCATAGCTATGATTGTGGAATCGCCATCCATGTATCTGAAAAATTTAGCGGCACGATCAATGGATCTAGACTTGGTGCAGACATGGCTGATTTTCCTGTGCATATTGTAGATTCAAAGATCACATCTGAATCCATGAAACAACTTTTGTTAAAAGGAAAGAAGCTTGAAGAAGAGGGCCTTGAAGCAGAGGAAATAGCAGCAATGCTCCGTGAAACGGCAGATCATGTAAAAGGGTATGTATGCATCGGAAGTCTTGACCAATTAAGGAAAGGTGGTCGATTATCTGGTGCAAGTTTCCTCGTTGGAAATCTTCTGCAGATCAAACCGATCCTTACCTTTGACGATGGTTCACTCGTCCCCTTTGAAAAGATCAGGACATTAAAGAAGGCAGAATCGCGCGTTCTCGCATTATTTGAGGAAGCTGCACAGAATAAAGGTGCATACGGTGTAAGTGTCGTATACAGCGGGTCTCCAGAAAAAGCCGAGGATTGGCTTCATTCATTAAAAGAGAAATATCCTCACATTTCATTTAATCTCGGGCAGTTGAGTCCTGCAATCGGTGTTCACGTCGGCGCAGGCACGCTCGGCATCCTCTGGTTCGAGGAATAG
- a CDS encoding MarR family winged helix-turn-helix transcriptional regulator: MKVVTDSRNVLMEVERIEKAFNEIMDVIKPEIWEEEEITSTQFQILKTLSSREKWTVSEIADAMKVRASATTVIIDRLVKRGLVDRYRSDLDRRIVYVQLNETGLVAFHAIQEKRNGVLLKYMSQLTEKQLADMVQCIEHLSSIVKN; this comes from the coding sequence GTGAAAGTGGTGACAGATAGTAGAAATGTATTAATGGAAGTAGAGCGTATAGAGAAAGCGTTCAATGAGATCATGGACGTGATAAAGCCTGAGATTTGGGAAGAAGAAGAGATAACATCCACTCAATTCCAAATATTAAAGACTTTATCATCACGTGAGAAATGGACGGTTTCTGAGATTGCGGACGCAATGAAAGTACGTGCAAGTGCTACTACAGTTATCATCGACCGACTCGTTAAAAGGGGACTAGTAGATCGTTATCGCTCTGACCTCGATCGAAGAATTGTATACGTGCAATTAAATGAAACCGGTTTAGTAGCCTTTCATGCAATTCAAGAAAAAAGAAACGGTGTACTATTAAAGTACATGTCACAGCTCACTGAAAAACAGCTTGCGGATATGGTTCAATGTATTGAACACCTTTCTTCAATAGTAAAGAACTGA
- a CDS encoding YtxH domain-containing protein, whose amino-acid sequence MPNYTNTTTTTAEPVFTHSDFQTRDTADTNVSKKSNASGFATGLVVGGLVGAAAALLYTPKNGNEFRNDLRDSSIKLKERTQQMKDETMLKAKLGKMDAKDTVASIKEKSGNLSLSARQKLQEAKNTANEVKSETKTAIDEAKQEAKQDDYQPNSNTQTKAVVTPRTLSSTDTQQKTGTDSTYEKKQSDVNNKTY is encoded by the coding sequence ATGCCTAACTATACAAATACAACAACGACTACTGCAGAACCAGTTTTTACACATTCAGATTTTCAAACTCGAGATACTGCTGATACGAATGTTAGCAAGAAAAGTAATGCCTCTGGTTTCGCTACAGGATTAGTAGTGGGAGGTCTTGTGGGAGCTGCCGCAGCTCTATTATATACACCTAAAAATGGAAATGAATTTAGAAACGATCTTCGTGATTCGTCTATTAAATTAAAAGAGCGCACACAACAGATGAAAGACGAGACCATGCTTAAAGCGAAGCTTGGAAAAATGGATGCGAAAGATACAGTTGCTTCCATCAAAGAAAAATCAGGAAACCTATCTCTATCTGCTCGTCAAAAGCTGCAAGAAGCTAAGAATACAGCGAACGAGGTTAAAAGTGAAACAAAAACTGCGATTGATGAAGCAAAACAAGAGGCCAAACAAGACGATTACCAACCAAATTCCAACACGCAGACAAAAGCTGTTGTAACACCTCGTACCCTATCTTCAACAGATACACAGCAAAAAACAGGAACAGATTCCACTTACGAGAAAAAGCAAAGTGATGTGAATAACAAAACATATTAA
- a CDS encoding SOS response-associated peptidase, which translates to MCGRYMLYYDKDVIIDAFNLENDFDYGERFNIAPSQQVLSVIKASSGNRAGYMKWGLVPGWAKDPKIGNKLMNARSETVSDKPSFKDSFHQKRCLIPASGFYEWVIEEGSGKKQPLQFSLKDKKPFAFAGIWSRWIGEVNGQQEERITCSILTKAANSSMIKYHHRMPVMLEPHIGEEWLDRSAGKGKLFAILQDNDPELFAEQVTLDLNVHRTN; encoded by the coding sequence TTGTGTGGGCGATATATGCTTTACTATGACAAAGATGTGATCATTGATGCCTTTAATCTAGAAAATGATTTTGATTATGGTGAGCGCTTCAATATTGCTCCGAGTCAGCAAGTTCTCTCTGTAATAAAAGCTAGCTCAGGAAATAGGGCAGGATACATGAAATGGGGACTTGTCCCAGGTTGGGCGAAAGATCCGAAAATAGGAAATAAATTAATGAATGCTAGAAGTGAGACCGTTTCCGATAAACCAAGCTTTAAAGACTCCTTTCATCAAAAAAGGTGTTTGATTCCTGCGAGCGGTTTCTACGAATGGGTGATTGAAGAGGGGAGCGGCAAAAAGCAACCATTGCAATTTAGCTTGAAAGATAAAAAGCCGTTTGCATTTGCAGGCATTTGGTCAAGGTGGATCGGAGAAGTCAACGGTCAACAAGAAGAAAGAATAACCTGTTCGATTTTAACGAAAGCCGCAAATTCATCAATGATAAAATATCACCATCGAATGCCGGTGATGCTTGAACCACACATAGGAGAAGAATGGTTGGATCGCTCAGCAGGGAAGGGCAAACTGTTTGCTATCCTTCAAGACAACGATCCTGAACTATTTGCTGAGCAAGTGACTTTAGATTTAAACGTTCATAGAACGAACTGA
- a CDS encoding acyl-CoA thioesterase: MEEKFVRESRTVKSSVVLPPDTNNHGTLFGGKLMAYIDDVAAISAIRHARKNVVTASTDSVDFLQPIKEGHSVCLESFVTWTKTTSMEVFVKVISENLLSGERKVCAVSFLTFVALDEEGKPTPVPKVIPETEEEKWLHEHASERAVARKKRREESKKLAKEFGVKKPWDPM; the protein is encoded by the coding sequence ATGGAAGAAAAGTTTGTGCGCGAATCTCGTACGGTTAAATCCTCTGTAGTCCTACCGCCTGATACTAATAATCACGGTACACTGTTCGGAGGAAAATTGATGGCTTATATTGATGATGTTGCCGCTATTTCTGCAATCCGGCATGCACGAAAAAATGTGGTTACGGCATCAACGGATTCTGTTGATTTTTTACAGCCGATCAAAGAAGGACATTCCGTTTGTTTAGAATCATTTGTGACGTGGACAAAAACAACGTCTATGGAAGTTTTCGTAAAGGTGATCTCAGAGAATTTATTGTCTGGAGAACGAAAAGTTTGCGCTGTTTCCTTTCTCACGTTTGTTGCATTAGATGAAGAGGGTAAACCAACGCCAGTGCCAAAAGTCATACCGGAAACAGAAGAAGAAAAATGGCTACACGAGCATGCTTCAGAACGAGCGGTAGCAAGGAAAAAACGTAGAGAAGAAAGCAAGAAATTAGCGAAAGAGTTCGGAGTAAAAAAACCGTGGGATCCCATGTGA
- a CDS encoding spore germination protein, translated as MRNRRKRPIIKTHKKLTDMLADKKLDDPSSLRSKTISMETSYKQEKTKKVVGELSPVMHVMVDRVKKLLGDPMDLIVREFEFELEHKVTATLLFLEEMNDTQILNEFILLPLMSLSSHKQSSPVPVDHALHYIKQNALALGRVLDVETEDELVEGLLAGFSVLLVEGNTKGLKLGTTGGKVRGIEEPSSEVVIRGPKDSFTESIKTNISLIRRRVRSKDIRVEKFKIGEVTHTDVAIVYLENIANPLLIKEVKERIEGVKTDGLLESGQLEEFIQDETVTVFPQFLNTERPDVVIGNLLEGRVGIIINGTPFVLIAPAQFIQFFQSSEDYYMRYDISTFLRLLRFSVFIISLIAPSIYIALTTFHQAMIPTTLLFGIAAQREGVPFPAIAEALVMEITFEILREAGIRMPRAVGVAVSIVGALVLGQAAVQAGLVSPAMVIVVGITAVASFAIPSFAVATSARLLRFPLMLISSVFGFYGLTLALIVIIAHLSSLRSFGYPYLSPFAPIQTEDLKDSLFRFPIKKLFKRPEKLSKRNQTRTRPYSVKKKREEETTR; from the coding sequence ATGCGAAATAGAAGAAAACGTCCAATCATTAAAACTCATAAAAAGTTAACAGATATGTTGGCAGATAAAAAGCTTGATGATCCTTCTTCTCTTCGGTCAAAAACCATTTCTATGGAAACCTCATATAAGCAGGAAAAAACAAAAAAGGTTGTCGGAGAGCTTAGTCCAGTTATGCATGTAATGGTTGACAGGGTTAAGAAACTATTAGGTGACCCAATGGATTTGATCGTTCGTGAGTTTGAATTCGAGTTAGAACATAAGGTTACGGCAACTTTATTATTCTTAGAAGAAATGAACGATACTCAAATTTTGAATGAGTTCATTCTTTTACCATTGATGTCTCTGTCATCACATAAGCAATCTTCTCCAGTCCCTGTGGACCATGCATTACACTACATCAAACAAAATGCATTAGCATTAGGAAGAGTTCTGGATGTTGAAACAGAAGATGAACTAGTTGAAGGTCTTCTTGCTGGGTTCAGTGTTCTATTGGTTGAAGGAAATACAAAAGGCCTGAAACTAGGGACGACCGGTGGAAAGGTTAGGGGAATAGAAGAGCCTTCTTCTGAGGTTGTTATCCGTGGGCCTAAGGATTCGTTCACAGAGTCAATAAAAACAAATATCTCTTTAATAAGACGTAGGGTACGCTCTAAAGATATTAGAGTGGAAAAATTCAAAATAGGAGAGGTCACACATACCGATGTGGCGATCGTTTATCTAGAGAACATCGCAAATCCTCTATTGATCAAGGAGGTCAAAGAAAGAATAGAAGGAGTGAAGACAGATGGCTTGTTAGAATCCGGTCAACTTGAAGAGTTTATCCAAGATGAGACCGTTACGGTGTTTCCACAATTCTTGAATACAGAACGGCCGGATGTAGTGATTGGAAATCTGCTCGAGGGCCGCGTAGGGATCATTATTAATGGAACACCGTTCGTACTTATTGCACCTGCACAATTTATACAGTTCTTTCAATCATCTGAAGATTATTATATGAGATATGACATCAGCACTTTTCTTCGTTTGTTGAGATTTTCAGTCTTTATTATTTCCTTGATCGCTCCATCCATCTATATTGCTCTTACCACTTTTCATCAAGCTATGATTCCAACAACTCTCTTGTTTGGGATCGCAGCTCAGCGTGAAGGAGTCCCTTTTCCGGCAATTGCAGAAGCATTAGTCATGGAGATTACTTTTGAAATATTACGAGAAGCAGGTATTCGGATGCCACGTGCTGTGGGCGTCGCTGTTTCAATCGTGGGAGCTCTCGTTTTGGGACAGGCAGCAGTGCAAGCAGGTCTTGTATCACCTGCTATGGTCATCGTTGTAGGAATTACTGCTGTGGCGAGCTTTGCGATTCCATCTTTTGCAGTCGCCACATCTGCTCGATTATTGCGATTTCCGTTGATGCTGATTTCCTCTGTCTTTGGCTTCTATGGTCTTACACTCGCTCTAATCGTGATTATCGCTCATTTATCAAGTTTAAGATCTTTTGGATATCCTTATTTGAGTCCTTTTGCTCCTATTCAAACAGAGGATCTAAAAGATAGCTTATTTCGATTTCCAATAAAAAAGTTATTCAAGAGACCAGAGAAGCTCTCGAAACGTAACCAAACACGCACTCGCCCTTATTCTGTGAAAAAGAAAAGGGAGGAGGAAACAACACGTTGA
- a CDS encoding GerAB/ArcD/ProY family transporter encodes MKTIKIDIQQYFIIIVLFELGSAILVGLGMDAGRDAWIAILLGMICGMVLFLGYFFLYKQFPEQSLTQYVEILFGKYVGKLFAFLYLMYFMYLAARVLRDFGSLLLSAVFVQTPIIVVNALMIATIVYVLKLGFEVLVRTGEIIFSLVVLLGVILAVLVLSADLMKYNYLLPVLGQGFFPVLKAAFPVTPTFPFGEMVVFTMLFPYLKTTKKTKALTVGLFAIMLSGVILSVTVAMDIAILGGHVATHVYFPLLAAVAKINLGEFIQRLDALVVFTLIIGGFFKISVLFYVAVKATQDIFGVKDEKKLIGPIGIVLILSSIVIAANYVEHITEGLKIVPHFIHIPFQVVLPSLFIIVCLMRRKKLKHFASSPSTSTE; translated from the coding sequence ATGAAGACCATCAAGATCGATATTCAACAATACTTTATCATTATCGTTCTATTTGAACTTGGAAGTGCGATTCTTGTTGGTCTTGGAATGGATGCCGGCAGAGATGCATGGATCGCGATACTATTAGGGATGATTTGCGGTATGGTTCTTTTTCTAGGTTATTTCTTTCTTTATAAGCAGTTTCCTGAGCAATCTTTAACTCAATATGTAGAGATCTTGTTCGGCAAGTATGTTGGAAAGCTGTTTGCTTTTTTATATCTCATGTACTTCATGTACCTAGCTGCTCGTGTTTTACGCGATTTTGGAAGCCTTCTGCTATCAGCTGTATTTGTACAAACACCCATTATTGTTGTAAATGCGCTAATGATTGCTACGATCGTGTATGTTCTCAAATTAGGTTTTGAAGTGCTTGTACGAACTGGAGAGATCATATTTTCATTAGTTGTTTTATTAGGAGTTATTCTTGCTGTACTCGTACTATCAGCAGACTTAATGAAATATAATTACCTTCTTCCCGTATTAGGTCAGGGATTCTTTCCGGTCTTGAAGGCAGCTTTCCCAGTAACGCCGACGTTTCCTTTTGGAGAGATGGTGGTTTTTACGATGCTGTTTCCTTATCTAAAAACAACAAAGAAAACGAAAGCACTCACAGTTGGTTTATTTGCCATCATGCTGAGCGGTGTGATCTTAAGTGTGACAGTAGCGATGGACATTGCGATTTTAGGAGGACATGTTGCCACTCATGTCTACTTTCCATTACTTGCAGCAGTTGCGAAGATTAATTTAGGAGAATTTATACAACGATTAGATGCGCTAGTGGTGTTCACCTTAATTATAGGAGGATTCTTCAAAATCTCTGTTTTGTTCTATGTTGCTGTTAAAGCTACACAAGACATCTTCGGAGTAAAAGACGAAAAAAAGCTCATCGGTCCGATCGGTATTGTATTGATCCTTTCTTCTATTGTTATAGCAGCAAATTATGTGGAACATATTACGGAAGGCTTGAAGATCGTTCCACATTTTATCCATATTCCGTTTCAAGTTGTTTTACCGAGTCTGTTCATTATTGTATGCTTGATGAGAAGAAAGAAACTTAAACATTTTGCTTCTTCTCCATCCACTTCGACAGAATAA
- a CDS encoding cold-shock protein, which yields MAFFSKQPAEPIPDVETKVWACTSDGCSCWMRADYSLQKEPQCPICKSAMNEEVRMLPELKS from the coding sequence ATGGCTTTTTTTTCAAAACAACCTGCAGAGCCGATTCCAGACGTAGAAACGAAGGTTTGGGCATGTACGAGTGATGGATGCTCATGCTGGATGCGCGCTGACTATTCTTTGCAAAAAGAACCGCAATGCCCCATTTGCAAATCTGCAATGAATGAAGAAGTTCGTATGCTTCCAGAACTAAAAAGTTAA
- a CDS encoding Ger(x)C family spore germination protein, translating to MKLLKSCLSLSICLLFLTGCWDQNELDELSIVMGIGINIDKKGDLIVTYQVVNPTEVAPGITGAGGGKQPVFTVYETTGRNLMEATRKASKQTSRRLFFAHARMLVFSEKIAKDSIYQAVDMISRDPEVRSTIQVVVARDTTPSKLLRTFTAIDKVTSDEVATILKISEKNWGENMQQDINEVLQSIIDEGGEPIINGIKITGDKKLAVTAQNYEVGDPARVQLSGMGVFRDGKLQGWLDGPEARGVLWIKGKLVSSAITVPCMGNDNGYSIEIVRSNTELSADTKKIIPSLTIDVFPEANIAEANCAVNLEQPSEIFKIEKKLNGVIEKEIENTIKAAQNFNSDVLGFGELLYRENPKKWRNEYKKNYKEIFTQLKVEVHVDSRIRRSGIRTSPFLFEEKKKKEAP from the coding sequence TTGAAACTGTTAAAAAGTTGCCTCTCCCTCTCTATCTGCCTTCTATTTCTCACAGGATGCTGGGATCAGAATGAGCTGGATGAGCTTTCAATCGTAATGGGAATCGGAATTAACATCGATAAAAAAGGAGATCTGATCGTGACTTATCAAGTGGTCAATCCCACCGAAGTCGCACCAGGTATAACTGGGGCAGGAGGAGGAAAACAACCTGTCTTTACTGTTTATGAAACAACAGGAAGAAACTTGATGGAAGCGACGAGAAAAGCAAGTAAACAAACTTCACGACGTTTGTTTTTTGCTCATGCGAGAATGCTTGTTTTCAGTGAGAAGATCGCAAAAGACAGTATTTATCAAGCGGTCGATATGATTTCACGTGACCCGGAAGTTCGTTCGACGATACAAGTTGTTGTTGCGAGGGATACTACGCCATCGAAACTGTTAAGAACGTTTACCGCCATCGATAAAGTTACGTCTGATGAAGTGGCTACGATATTAAAGATCTCAGAGAAAAATTGGGGAGAAAACATGCAGCAAGATATTAATGAAGTGTTACAATCCATTATCGATGAAGGCGGAGAGCCGATCATCAATGGCATTAAAATTACAGGTGACAAAAAGTTGGCTGTGACAGCACAAAACTATGAAGTAGGTGATCCTGCGAGAGTACAACTATCAGGTATGGGGGTTTTCAGAGATGGCAAGCTTCAAGGCTGGCTGGATGGCCCAGAAGCTAGAGGGGTTCTATGGATAAAGGGGAAGCTTGTTAGTTCTGCGATCACCGTGCCTTGTATGGGTAATGATAACGGCTATTCTATCGAGATTGTTCGTTCAAATACTGAGCTTTCAGCAGATACTAAAAAAATTATACCGTCTTTAACGATTGACGTATTTCCTGAAGCGAACATTGCTGAAGCGAACTGTGCAGTGAATCTAGAACAACCTTCTGAGATCTTTAAAATCGAAAAGAAGTTAAACGGAGTCATTGAAAAAGAGATTGAAAATACGATAAAAGCTGCACAAAATTTTAATAGCGATGTTCTTGGGTTTGGTGAATTGTTGTATCGAGAAAATCCGAAAAAATGGCGCAATGAATATAAAAAGAACTACAAAGAAATCTTTACACAGTTAAAAGTGGAGGTTCACGTTGATTCCCGTATTAGACGATCAGGTATTCGAACTTCACCGTTCTTATTTGAAGAAAAGAAAAAGAAAGAGGCTCCCTAA
- a CDS encoding sulfite exporter TauE/SafE family protein, with amino-acid sequence MKKIVMLALIGLLAQLIDGSLGMAYGVTSTTLLLVAGFSPAIASASVHLSEVVTSAVSGYSHLKFGNVDMKTVKKLVIPGAIGAFLGAAFLSCIPSTLIKPYISLFLLGLGFYVLFRFLWIKVNVNIETDSTESSSKKRMYRPLGLIAGFMDATGGGGWGPITTPILLTQKNLTPSKAIGSVNFSEFAVSLSASIGFFLFIGWETLLWQVVIAMMLGGVIAAPFAAWLVQKLKPALLGVLAGGLIIITNLRTILNEFFSVDLFTEVSAMLPLLILWSFLIGFAVRKKA; translated from the coding sequence ATGAAAAAAATTGTAATGCTCGCTCTGATCGGTCTCTTGGCGCAACTCATTGACGGCTCTCTTGGTATGGCATATGGCGTTACTTCTACGACTCTTTTGTTAGTTGCTGGTTTCTCACCTGCAATAGCTTCTGCTTCCGTCCACTTATCTGAAGTTGTGACATCAGCTGTATCCGGCTACTCACATCTTAAATTCGGAAACGTCGATATGAAAACGGTGAAAAAACTTGTCATTCCAGGAGCTATCGGTGCATTCTTAGGAGCTGCTTTTTTAAGTTGCATTCCTTCCACCTTGATTAAACCGTATATCTCTTTATTTTTATTAGGACTTGGCTTTTATGTCCTGTTTCGTTTCTTATGGATTAAAGTGAACGTAAATATAGAAACTGATTCTACCGAGAGCAGTTCTAAAAAAAGAATGTATCGGCCGTTAGGGCTCATCGCTGGTTTTATGGACGCAACAGGTGGCGGCGGATGGGGACCTATAACAACTCCAATTCTGCTTACGCAAAAGAACCTTACTCCTAGTAAAGCAATCGGCTCAGTAAACTTCAGTGAATTTGCAGTCTCACTGTCAGCTTCTATCGGTTTCTTTTTATTTATCGGTTGGGAGACTCTACTTTGGCAGGTCGTTATCGCAATGATGTTAGGTGGGGTCATAGCAGCCCCTTTTGCAGCATGGCTCGTGCAAAAGCTAAAGCCAGCGCTATTAGGTGTCCTAGCTGGAGGCTTAATCATCATAACGAACTTAAGAACTATTTTGAACGAATTTTTTTCTGTCGATTTGTTCACAGAAGTGTCCGCGATGTTGCCGCTTCTTATCCTATGGAGTTTTCTGATCGGCTTTGCCGTTCGTAAGAAAGCGTAA
- the gnd gene encoding phosphogluconate dehydrogenase (NAD(+)-dependent, decarboxylating) yields MEIGLIGLGKMGFNMALNMNDKGNTVFATDVNKDTVKEISAEGVKGVDSIEELANSFTGRKAVILLVPAGEIVDQVIEQLKPHLTEGDIIVDAGNSMYKHTLRRYEELKASGIHLVDVGTSGGTDGARYGLCAMMGGDDDAVNYLAPLYEKICVEKGFMITGRAGSGHFLKMVHNGIEYGMMQAIGEGFEILDKSDFDYDYEAVSRVWNNGSVIRSWLIELMENAFSKQPKLEDIRGVMNSSGEGIWTVEAALDYQASAPVIALSQFMRFRSLEDDTFHGKVVAALRNEFGGHAVVKK; encoded by the coding sequence ATGGAAATCGGTTTAATCGGCCTTGGGAAAATGGGCTTCAATATGGCACTGAACATGAATGATAAAGGAAATACTGTTTTCGCTACAGATGTTAACAAAGATACAGTGAAAGAAATTTCAGCAGAAGGTGTTAAAGGTGTTGACTCGATCGAAGAACTTGCTAATTCTTTTACAGGAAGAAAAGCGGTTATTCTTTTAGTTCCAGCTGGAGAAATTGTTGACCAAGTTATCGAACAACTGAAGCCACATCTAACAGAAGGCGACATCATCGTTGATGCTGGTAACTCCATGTACAAGCACACTCTTCGCCGCTATGAAGAATTAAAAGCATCAGGCATCCATCTTGTAGATGTTGGTACGAGCGGTGGAACTGACGGAGCTCGTTACGGTCTTTGTGCAATGATGGGTGGAGATGACGATGCGGTTAACTACCTTGCTCCTCTATACGAAAAAATCTGTGTAGAAAAAGGGTTTATGATCACAGGTCGTGCAGGTTCTGGTCATTTCTTGAAAATGGTTCATAACGGAATTGAGTACGGTATGATGCAAGCAATCGGAGAAGGTTTTGAAATCTTAGATAAAAGTGACTTCGATTACGACTATGAAGCGGTTTCTAGAGTATGGAACAATGGATCAGTTATTCGTAGCTGGCTGATCGAACTTATGGAGAACGCATTCAGCAAACAACCGAAACTTGAAGACATCCGCGGAGTGATGAATTCTTCAGGTGAAGGGATCTGGACAGTTGAAGCTGCCCTTGACTACCAAGCGTCAGCTCCAGTTATCGCATTGTCTCAATTCATGCGTTTCCGTTCATTAGAAGATGACACGTTCCACGGTAAAGTCGTTGCAGCGCTTCGTAACGAATTTGGTGGACATGCAGTCGTAAAAAAATAA
- a CDS encoding helix-turn-helix transcriptional regulator, with the protein MSKIKRLERLLLSINSKKHFTLKELADEFGVSTRTIQRDLLNLIEMGLPIVSEFGPHGGYRIENDRILPPIGFTEMEASSILFSLQTYTETSFPFQTQSKSIVNKLYQFMPEDAKDNWTQIQKRLFVQLPLPPKNSIAPIILEAAIKQKIVTILYTMKEQKLYSNIQLIGLFSENGEWYCPAYCYSLMDYHIFKLSDIKHAVINYEPIEVKDFTEVSIHNWASQITPRNYVRLKAEISEEGLNYCESHPFLRQFIRTKENGLHGLSGTVLATFVEKAAEYLWPLKTSISIQSPIEIKEFHARWAREISTHYEVILNM; encoded by the coding sequence ATGTCAAAGATAAAAAGACTGGAACGGCTACTGCTTTCCATAAACTCAAAAAAGCATTTTACCTTAAAGGAATTAGCCGATGAATTCGGAGTATCTACTAGAACGATTCAACGAGATCTTCTAAATCTTATTGAGATGGGTCTTCCTATCGTTTCTGAATTCGGCCCACACGGTGGATATCGAATTGAAAATGACCGCATCCTCCCTCCTATCGGATTTACAGAAATGGAAGCTTCCTCTATTCTATTTAGTTTACAAACGTATACTGAAACGAGTTTTCCATTTCAAACGCAAAGTAAATCTATTGTGAATAAACTTTATCAATTTATGCCTGAAGATGCTAAAGATAATTGGACTCAGATTCAAAAACGACTTTTTGTTCAGCTTCCACTGCCTCCGAAGAACTCAATAGCGCCGATTATCCTTGAGGCTGCAATCAAACAAAAGATTGTTACCATTCTTTATACGATGAAAGAACAAAAATTGTATAGCAACATTCAACTGATCGGTCTTTTTAGCGAAAATGGGGAATGGTACTGTCCGGCATATTGTTATTCGCTTATGGATTATCATATTTTCAAGCTATCAGATATTAAACATGCTGTTATAAACTATGAACCGATAGAAGTGAAAGATTTTACTGAGGTATCTATTCATAATTGGGCATCCCAGATCACACCTAGAAACTATGTTAGACTTAAAGCAGAAATTTCAGAAGAAGGATTGAACTATTGTGAGTCTCATCCTTTTCTACGTCAATTTATACGAACGAAAGAGAATGGTCTACATGGTCTTTCTGGAACTGTTCTGGCAACCTTTGTTGAAAAAGCGGCTGAGTATTTGTGGCCGCTAAAGACTAGCATCTCTATACAATCTCCTATAGAAATTAAAGAGTTTCATGCACGTTGGGCGAGGGAAATCTCTACTCATTATGAAGTTATTTTAAATATGTAA